In the genome of Botrytis cinerea B05.10 chromosome 13, complete sequence, one region contains:
- the Bcctr86 gene encoding Bcctr86 — protein MYCAECGHPLPDIRDDNTTCSKCKTRLGTWWDESSKTMRTNREAFVPTNMMSEIMGGRSHFEINKTVSERTNTYGLEERGFLATLTMLEMRWGPGGGAGLGRKTMEGLGKMIRSTLDMSLSRGEVREALAKNVDIWMRLQRIFYLAVPILVSRSLRESYSEQGVPAGPDVSESVALILKNFEVLTEDLGYLNNLLVVSRNMLAVKETAQEICRAVGLDKQVHKLIILCVNVTSKGYDGENVDDNSRGRLNEVTELYKKLLVTCLQHTHNWTMGNDRFKMSFWFDMLFDNDLHNDPVHELPPDDLNVEKVYHEVRNWLTRHSADQDETAKELLEKYAAEADMDCTPGPLPQIDEFTVTEADKEDDPEETTPVWKPELTDKYEQDRVYARVSHEIDIWWKRQRDQNYEGWVVKMVTVEDAIKRAEACKETAMERFLPQRAFQDQDAYDQDEQLEEPPLHDEIDGDTRSMDGHDGEDDGEEEDEEDDDESYAEGPLRGLLTEIPNILDTKQIEALHMTVKACIVDSMGSGLTPAGENLQKTRCKMFLALDCGKNLLREMLVFIAVWEQTDQHFIFQITAQIIESFHHNALLPYAWSSLRIMKDIVSPAQTVLLRLINYMFRARKDSPIYDDLRDYNRDAKLIHFLFTYFRTRVVPDCIALIHAQAQIRTKNSDPNDFPVDLWDMERAKDGLSQYLDFISVIAEIPEMRPLLIEWEAVYELIALLRALDLGVAKKNLSEQPLPNRRQAPVPQQGGGIQATERPYESPTSQNAPQFPGQGQSLPPLHDTPHKFPWSGIKIQILIILTSLVAPNNPRRQGPGNPIVQKQLLNQDGIMPLLNCCVYDGHNEYLKERATLALKYVMEGCEEAQKWVKDLVPAGKQRTGAGANGAQGNGNANGNGGGGTGGAPVTTSAGSNGMHMQMSVGNSIDVDPTLQLEKLRLQERVRIAEQKAREMRGKENGQGQG, from the exons ATGTACTGCGCAGAATGCGGGCATCCTCTTCCTGATATTCGCGACGACAATACAACATGCAGCAAATGTAAAACGCGACTGGGTACCTGGTGGGACGAATCTTCGAAAACGATGCGAACGAACCGCGAAGCATTCGTACCGACAAACATGATGAGCGAAATCATGGGCGGCAGAAGCCATTTCGAAATCAACAAAACGGTTTCCGAGAGAACAAATACTTATGGgttggaagagagaggatttCTCGCCACATTGACGATGTTGGAAATGCGATGGGGACCCGGTGGCGGCGCGGGCTTGGGACGCAAAACAATGGAGGGCTTGGGGAAAATGATCAGAAGTACATTGGACATGTCGCTGTCCCGCGGCGAGGTGCGCGAGGCGCTCGCGAAAAACGTCGATATCTGGATGCGGCTGCAGCGGATATTTTATCTGGCGGTGCCGATCTTGGTCTCGCGCTCGCTGCGCGAATCGTACTCGGAACAGGGGGTTCCGGCGGGGCCGGACGTGTCGGAGAGCGTGGCGCtcatcttgaagaatttcgAGGTGCTGACGGAGGATCTgggatatttgaataatttgcTCGTTGTGAGTCGCAACATGTTGGCGGTTAAGGAGACGGCGCAGGAGATTTGTAGGGCGGTGGGCTTGGATAAGCAGGTGCATAAGTTGATTATCTTGTGCGTGAATGTGACGAGTAAGGGGTATGATGGGGAGAATGTGGATGATAACAGTAGGGGGAGGTTGAACGAGGTGACGGAACTTT ATAAAAAACTTCTGGTCACTTGTTTACAACATACGCATAATTGGACTATGGGTAATGATAGATTCAAGATGTCATTTTGGTTCGATATGCTTTTCGATAATGATTTGCATAATGATCCGGTTCATGAACTTCCTCcggatgatttgaatgtggaGAAGGTTTATCATGAGGTTAGGAATTGGTTGACTAGACATTCGGCAGATCAAGATGAGACAGCCAAGGAACTTTTGGAGAAATACGCCGCCGAAGCTGACATGGATTGTACACCTGGACCGTTACCACAAATCGACGAATTTACTGTGACTGAGGCGGATAAGGAAGATGATCCGGAAGAAACGACGCCGGTTTGGAAACCTGAATTGACGGATAAATATGAGCAAGATCGAGTTTACGCCCGTGTGTCAcatgagattgatatttggtgGAAGCGTCAGAGAGATCAGAATTATGAAGGTTGGGTTGTCAAGATGGTCACTGTGGAAGATGCGATAAAGCGTGCGGAGGCTTGTAAAGAAACTGCCATGGAAAGATTTCTTCCTCAACGAGCTTTCCAGGACCAGGATGCGTATGATCAGGATGAACAGTTAGAGGAACCACCTCTtcatgatgagattgatggtGATACTCGGTCGATGGATGGTCATGATGGCGAAGATGAtggcgaagaagaggatgaagaagatgatgatgagtcTTATGCGGAAGGACCTCTGAGAGGTCTTTTGACCGAGATTCCTAACATTCTCGACACGAAACAAATCGAAGCTCTTCATATGACGGTCAAAGCTTGTATTGTCGATTCGATGGGCTCAGGACTTACACCAGCCGGCGAAAATCTTCAGAAGACAAGATGCAAAATGTTTTTGGCTTTGGATTGTGGCAAAAATCTACTTAGGGAAATGCTGGTTTTCATCGCTGTTTGGGAACAAACTGATCAGCATTTCATTTTCCAAATCACTGCTCAAATTATCGAGTCTTTCCATCATAATGCTTTGTTGCCATATGCTTGGAGCTCGCTGAGGATTATGAAGGATATTGTGTCGCCAGCACAAACTGTTCTTTTACGCCTCATCAACTACATGTTCCGCGCTCGAAAGGATAGTCCTATCTATGATGATCTCAGAGATTACAACAGAGATGCAAAACTCATTCATTTCCTCTTTACATATTTCCGTACACGAGTTGTACCTGATTGTATTGCCCTTATTCACGCGCAAGCTCAAATTCGAACTAAGAATAGCGATCCTAATGATTTCCCCGTCGATTTATGGGATATGGAACGTGCCAAGGATGGTCTCTCGCAGTATCTCGATTTCATCTCTGTTATTGCCGAAATACCAGAGATGCGACCACTTCTTATTGAATGGGAAGCAGTATATGAACTTATTGCTCTCCTTAGAGCTCTTGATTTAGGTGTTGCTAAAAAGAATCTTTCGGAACAACCATTACCTAATCGGAGACAAGCACCTGTTCCTCAACAAGGAGGAGGTATTCAAGCAACAGAACGTCCATATGAAAGTCCCACATCGCAAAATGCACCACAATTCCCAGGTCAGGgtcaatctcttcctccccttcATGATACACCACATAAGTTCCCTTGGTCGGGTATTAAAATCCAAATACTTATCATTCTTACTTCACTTGTGGCACCCAATAATCCGCGCAGACAAGGACCGGGAAATCCAATTGTGCAGAAACAATTGCTTAATCAGGATGGAATTATGCCGTTACTTAACTGTTGTGTTTATGATGGACATAATGAGTATTTGAAAGAGAGAGCGACGCtagcattgaaatatgttATGGAGGGGTGTGAGGAGGCGCAGAAATGGGTTAAAGATTTGGTACCGGCTGGGAAACAGAGGACGGGTGCGGGTGCGAATGGTGCACagggaaatgggaatgctAATGGGAATGGGGGTGGAGGGACAGGAGGGGCCCCGGTAACTACGAGTGCAGGATCTAATGGAATGCATATGCAAATGTCAGTGGGGAATAGTATCGATGTGGATCCGACGTTGCAGTTGGAAAAGTTGAGATTGCAGGAGAGGGTTAGGATTGCGGAGCAGAAGGCTAGGGAGATGAGGGGGAAGGAGAATGGACAGGGTCAGGGATAG
- the Bcatg13 gene encoding Bcatg13 has product MHQHPRPSPRTASPASSPQTNPTRTNNPREEGRSAHSRTLSDMPHYQEADDAGGDGGSMVATGPSREAVKRMDQIISNFHTKAAIILLGSRVGLPVVLNRDGTVKVSKWFQIETDDTDAYRDELNTWRTCGGFQNRPPPLIIETYIDTSHLTKSQRLVIVDDLGKRWDALDALSDSSSSDDERSEVILERWRVELGDIPGEQPNNFAPTLPLLYKQCVVFFRALYSASKLLPAQKFKKNIGKSGAPTNSLIVNCRITTGNTQPRRIDGLKQPIFDHSGPVTSTHNLGTTETPAGPIFAEVTYRNDCNFRVDDSESLLSSRFMGADEHFFTPSLAARGDLSRRRSTKQPEIGSLPAHKQLTDDSGPIQTYGSLSTFHGNAPPRGSSPISALRAQRPIGSDTSSPPMGSLPQSRPLLASKGSIKSLEGIAMARRPSLSFQPFKAGSLSSSPSRATYAGETLPASPGSLPRASGISALAQARNRSSLIAGMPATLRGGPMAADNVVPTSVSSSPKPAPIRYSSSFSHRRGRSSYGGASKTVEDDQGSSGKQSLSSSVQPGSGILAEAGTGGSSGSLQTDDDNISDFLKLLESKKTLQSFEPSGEASKKRATAQLSRFQSMRDSHNALTDSMASSTMLQRSSSSSSRQLSSVPPMVAATSISAGSSPGKPISPHTPHTPAIPSRLSANSIAEYDQPRRPSRRSRTSEARLDDVEDDDLPNDAGTNAIDIPTSPRPYYPHARRSSSVAQQHRSLAIDEELGDLPFGVHRSISLGADDREPPSLSTLLNIGQASEEVESPTGQSSSQLQPAPRISEGTTAMSRQTSSSLEAHDSDVPQPSRFGGPGSANSPYRPRIGKTGGRGVTPPQTGSFSSLLVDRGSGSGSERASGGRYSFSRGQYEPDDEPLLFDMSEIGRDRRSIDEARGYEASRGGDSGSSSRRGSRWGR; this is encoded by the exons ATGCATCAACATCCTCGTCCTTCACCTAGGACGGCCTCACCAGCCTCGTCACCACAAACAAATCCAACTCGCACAAACAACCCTAGAGAAGAAGGTCGATCTGCCCATTCGAGAACACTATCAGATATGCCACATTATCAAGAAGCAGACGATGCAGGTGGAGATGGTGGATCCATGGTTGCTACTGGCCCAAGTCGAGAAGCGGTCAAGAGAATGGATCAAATCATTTCA AATTTCCACACGAAAGCTGCAATCATCTTACTAGGATCAAGAGTAGGACTTCCTGTAGTCCTCAACAGAGATGGGACCGTGAAAGTGAGCAAATGG TTTCAAATCGAAACCGATGATACCGATGCATACCGAGATGAACTCAACACATGGCGTACGTGCGGTGGCTTCCAAAACCGACCACCACCACTTATAATAGAAACATACATCGATACTTCCCACTTGACGAAAAGTCAAAGGTTGGTTATCGTAGATGATTTGGGAAAGCGATGGGATGCTTTGGATGCTCTGAGTGATTCTAGTAGTTCCGATGATGAACGTAGCGAAGTCATACTAGAACGTTGGAGAGTTGAGCTCGGAGATATTCCTGGAGAGCAGCCCAATAATTTTGCTCCTACCCTACCCCTTCTCTACAAACAGTGTGTTGTTTTCTTTCGCGCATTGTATTCAGCATCCAAATTATTGCCGGCccagaaattcaaaaagaacatTGGAAAGAGTGGAGCGCCAACAAATTCATTGATTGTTAATTGTCGTATCACAACCGGTAATACTCAACCACGTCGAATCGATGGCCTTAAGCAACCTATATTCGACCACAGTGGTCCAGTTACCTCGACGCATAACCTTGGAACCACTGAAACTCCAGCCGGTCCTATTTTCGCCGAAGTAACATATCGAAATGATTGTAACTTTCGTGTTGATGATTCTGAATCTCTTCTCAGCTCTCGATTCATGGGTGCCGACGAACATTTCTTCACTCCTTCATTGGCCGCGAGAGGTGATTTAAGTCGTCGAAGGTCAACGAAGCAGCCTGAAATTGGCTCACTTCCAGCACACAAACAACTTACAGATGATTCGGGTCCAATTCAAACATATGGAAGTTTATCAACATTCCATGGAAACGCTCCTCCAAGAGGCTCGAGTCCAATATCCGCCTTGAGAGCTCAGAGACCCATAGGATCAGACACAAGTTCCCCGCCGATGGGATCGTTACCACAATCACGACCATTACTCGCATCGAAAGGTTCTATAAAGTCATTGGAAGGTATCGCGATGGCGAGAAGACCATCATTGTCGTTTCAACCATTCAAAGCCGGTTCACTATCTTCTTCCCCCAGCCGTGCCACTTATGCTGGTGAGACTTTACCTGCATCTCCAGGATCCTTACCGAGAGCATCGGGAATTAGTGCACTTGCACAAGCAAGAAACCGTTCATCTCTCATAGCTGGAATGCCAGCTACTTTGAGAGGTGGCCCAATGGCCGCAGATAATGTTGTCCCGACATCAGTCTCGAGCTCACCAAAACCTGCTCCCATTCGATACAGCAGTAGTTTTAGTCATCGTCGTGGCAGATCATCTTATGGAGGGGCTAGTAAAACGGTAGAAGATGATCAAGGTAGCAGTGGTAAACAAAGCCTCTCATCTTCTGTGCAGCCAGGCTCTGGAATCCTTGCAGAAGCGGGAACAGGTGGTAGTTCTGGATCTTTACAAACCGATGATGACAACATATCAGActttttgaaacttttgGAGAGTAAGAAAACTTTGCAAAGTTTCGAGCCTTCAGGAGAAGCATCGAAGAAGAGAGCCACTGCACAATTATCCCGATTTCAATCAATGCGCGATTCACATAATGCTTTAACAGATTCCATGGCTTCATCAACAATGCTACAAAGATCATCAAGTTCTTCGAGTCGACAATTATCCAGTGTACCTCCTATGGTTGCTGCTACCTCAATTTCGGCAGGATCATCCCCTGGTAAACCCATCTCACCACACACACCTCATACTCCCGCCATTCCTTCACGATTAAGCGCAAATTCAATAGCTGAGTATGATCAACCACGAAGACCAAGTCGACGAAGTAGGACTTCCGAGGCAAGATTAGATGatgtggaagatgatgatctcCCAAATGATGCTGGAACAAATGCTATTGATATTCCTACCTCACCTAGACCATATTACCCTCACGCTCGAAGGTCAAGTTCTGTTGCCCAACAACATAGATCCTTGGCAATTGATGAAGAGTTGGGTGATCTTCCATTTGGGGTGCATAGAAGTATAAGCTTAGGAGCCGATGATCGCGAGCCACCAAGTTTAAGTACCCTTTTGAATATTGGGCAAGCATCTGAAGAGgtagaatcaccaactgGACAATCTTCATCCCAACTTCAACCTGCTCCTCGAATTTCCGAAGGTACTACAGCCATGTCTCGTCAAACTTCATCGTCTCTGGAAGCTCATGATTCAGATGTTCCTCAACCTTCTCGATTTGGTGGTCCAGGTTCTGCAAATTCACCATACCGACCACGTATTGGTAAAACTGGCGGACGTGGAGTCACTCCACCACAAACCGGCTCTTTCTCTAGCCTCTTAGTAGACagaggaagtggaagtggtaGCGAACGAGCCAGTGGTGGCAGATATAGTTTTAGCAGGGGTCAATATGAACCAGATGATGAGCCATTACTCTTTGATATGAGTGAGATTGGACGAGATCGAAGAAGCATCGACGAAGCTAGAGGATACGAAGCAAGTAGAGGAGGTGATTCTGGCTCAAGTAGTCGAAGAGGTAGTCGATGGGGTCGGTAA